From a single Eleginops maclovinus isolate JMC-PN-2008 ecotype Puerto Natales chromosome 20, JC_Emac_rtc_rv5, whole genome shotgun sequence genomic region:
- the gpx1b gene encoding glutathione peroxidase 1b — protein sequence MARQATKFYDLSSRLLTGETFNLSSLKGKVVLIENVASLUGTTTRDYTQMNELHERYAGKGLVILGVPCNQFGHQENCKNEEIILSLKYIRPGNGFEPKFKLLEKVDVNGNDAHPLFVFLREQLPAPSDDPSALMTDPKLIMWSPVCRNDVAWNFEKFLIGSDGVPFKRYSRRFLTSDIEGDIKKLLSQAN from the exons ATGGCAAGACAGGCTACGAAGTTTTACGATCTCTCGTCCAGACTACTGACGGGAGAAACGTTTAATTTATCCTCCCTGAAGGGCAAAGTTGTCCTCATTGAAAATGTCGCGTCTCTCTGAGGTACGACCACCAGGGATTACACCCAGATGAACGAGCTCCACGAACGGTACGCCGGCAAGGGGCTTGTGATTCTGGGAGTGCCCTGCAACCAGTTCGGCCATCAG GAGAACTGCAAGAATGAGGAAATCATTTTGTCCCTGAAGTATATCCGTCCTGGAAATGGTTTTGAGCCCAAGTTTAAGCTCCTGGAGAAAGTGGATGTGAACGGGAACGATGCCCACCCCCTGTTTGTGTTCCTGAGGGAACAGCTCCCTGCTCCCAGTGACGACCCATCTGCCCTGATGACCGACCCCAAGCTGATCATGTGGAGCCCGGTGTGCAGGAACGACGTGGCCTGGAACTTCGAGAAGTTCCTAATCGGGTCGGATGGAGTGCCCTTCAAGCGCTACAGCAGGAGGTTCCTCACCAGCGACATCGAGGGAGACATCAAGAAGCTCCTCAGTCAGGCCAACTAA
- the fancd2 gene encoding Fanconi anemia group D2 protein has product MMRKKRRSTADKSEGATTSTKAKKSRSTGRQSKEPAQEQTNESVFGIFIREAGVTLKQGCTSNEIAVDQVVFQKRIQKQLQKSPRYPGIVQEFTAGLESHIEEPGQFRNCLLPCVPRLSDGDSSCVSSFQESLLRMLLGIEMLQTSIINTLIEKIPEFMLDGAGDGGLSIPHIIINQLKWLDRVVDSKELAVKLMELVSVAPVEVQRDIITSLPEILDDSQHNDIARELNSLLQENTQLTVPILDALSSLSLSTSLLTEVRGAVMATLAAVQLEDLPVVVKFILHSVSASDAYEVVCSLRKKLELEQCVLPPVLQASQSHMKSKGSAASSSTAAGGSSQDSVALVLDGIKSAVRFQKLISEAFLKAIESVDEEEEHKVIDVLVLFILHSTNANQSRRGAERLLKLKVRNGLIQEALLQRTFRDYAQVMRGYFPSILALAQGLLRSPDPCVVPFGGHMYRHSFTAFDSYCQQEVVGSLVTHVCSGVGGEVDMALELLCGLVTEKPSEMSLYAVFVKGILDYMDNLTPQQIRRLFHLLSTLAFGQQQQGSHIQDDMHIVIRKQLSSTVPKYKRIGIIGAVMIIGSMGAFRPKVKESQTGLLPQETLRQVTALLELVKSCSESSSEAAALYYDELANLILSSILDPQVQENIGKTVLDDFQDDFVMDIGPEILGSFPFKPTVIYNLDDDESQGGIAINLLPLLAGEVQNKGEQKSQTQKALKRVSPLCLSPFFRLLRLCEEKQHKGDLEEIDALLGCPLILTDMDVVNKMESLSKAEREFICTLLFHTINWFREVINAFCGQKETEMKMKVMTRLQNITYLQTLLERALAGTPGYVPPVANFDGDSPDGVVLSSAPPVKTKKDGMGKKRKAPGKTSSESSSQLEETETDKTQQEQPEKEKEKEVRQGVSLLSYRQFFRELDMEVLSVLQCGLLSRSLLDSELHTKVQEEVLLGPAELVFLLEDMLRKLEFSLTAAPAKRTPFFKAKTDKSVGFSHLQQRSSKDIASYCIQLLPTLCSHLENCHNHFQTLLSENNGVVDGPATDTQEHQLMSSGYQLLLQILNTTFSWSGFSQPGQRSLLKKALGVLAERLKEGSAELTLEQLVKHSFKYLMNFSSTMPNLNTALNLSQLLSTVSERGGNPAAYREQTASFAKRFLCQNWVTASGEKERGIKFNEALHTVLKIYLEHVDDVLKAVEEIAAEGIPELINAAKDESSASWPTLNRQTFVVYYRVLMAELEKAIRKIPAFKVSDSSEAQSEKLLTWNLAVRDFHILVNLVKVFDSRSVLIVCLKYGRLFLESFLKLGMPLLDNSFKRHMEDVQSLLKTFQLSTRQLHHMCGHSKMHQDTSLTNHVPALKKSLELFVYRVKAMLTLNNCQEAFWIGNLKNRNLKGEEILSQRSQESEDEDEEEQRPPQEQSEDEAQETDSEESTKVNRTEDVDQDDITDDSD; this is encoded by the exons ATGATGCGTAAAAAGCGACGCTCTACGGCGGATAAATCAGAAGGAGCTACTACAAGCACTA AGGCAAAGAAGAGCCGCAGCACCGGTCGCCAATCAAAGGAACCTGCTCAAGAACAGAcaaatgaaagtgtgtttggCATCTTTATTCGAGAGGCTGGTGTCACCCTAAAACAAGGGTGCACATCCAATGAAATTG CTGTCGACCAAGTAGTTTTCCAAAAAAGGATACAGAAACAACTGCAGAAGAGTCCCAGGTATCCTGGA ATTGTTCAGGAATTCACCGCTGGATTGGAGTCTCATATTGAGGAACCTGGGCAGTTTAGGAACTGCCTTCTTCCCTGTGTCCCACGATTATCTGATGGGGACTCCAG TTGTGTCAGCTCATTTCAGGAAAGTCTGCTCCGCATGCTGCTGGGGATTGAAATGCTGCAG ACCTCTATCATCAACACATTGATCGAGAAAATCCCAGAATTTATGCTTGATGG TGCTGGAGATGGAGGCCTCAGTATTCCTCACATAATAATTAACCAGCTTAAATGGCTAGACCGCGTTGTGGACAGCAAG GAGTTGGCGGTGAAGCTGATGGAGCTGGTGTCAGTCGCACCTGTGGAGGTCCAGCGTGACATCATCACTAGTCTGCCAGAGATACTGGATGACTCCCAGCACAATGATATAGCCAGAGAGCTCAA CTCTTTACTCCAGGAGAACACTCAGCTGACTGTTCCCATCCTGGATGCCCTCTCCAGTCTGAGCCTTAGTACCTCATTACTTACTGAG GTCCGTGGAGCCGTCATGGCTACTTTGGCTGCCGTGCAGCTGGAGGACCTTCCTGTGGTGGTGAAGTTCATCCTtcactctgtctctgcctctgatGCTTATGAG GTGGTGTGTAGTCTTCGTAAAAAGCTGGAGTTGGAGCAGTGTGTTCTCCCTCCGGTGCTGCAGGCCTCCCAGAGCCACATGAAGAGCAAAGGATCAGCAGC GTCCTCTTCCACAGCAGCAGGCGGCAGCAGCCAGGACAGCGTTGCATTGGTATTGGACGGCATCAAGTCAGCGGTGCGATTCCAGAAACTGATTTCTGAGGCTTTTCTCAAG GCAATAGAGTCtgtggatgaagaggaggaacatAAG GTGATAGATGTGCTGGTGCTGTTCATCCTCCACTCCACCAACGCCAACCAGAGCCGGCGGGGGGCGGAGCGGCTGCTGAAGCTGAAGGTGAGGAACGGACTGATCCAGGAGGCTCTGCTCCAGAGGACCTTCAGAGATTACGCTCAG GTGATGCGGGGGTATTTCCCCTCCATCCTGGCTCTGGCTCAGGGTTTGCTGCGCTCCCCTGACCCCTGTGTGGTGCCGTTTGGAGGACACATGTACCGACACTCATTCACTGCTTTTGACTCATACTGCCAACAG GAGGTTGTGGGCTCTTTAGTGACCCATGTGTGCAGTGGTGTGGGTGGGGAGGTGGACATGGCTCTGGAGCTGCTCTGCGGCCTTGTAACAGAGAAGCCTTCAGAGATGTCCCTGTATGCTGTTTTCGTCAAG GGAATCTTGGACTACATGGACAACCTGACTCCTCAGCAGATCCGCAGGCTCTTCCACCTTCTGAGCACACTGGCGTTTGGGCAACAGCAGCAGGGATCTCACATCCAG GATGACATGCACATAGTGATCCGCAAACAGCTCTCCAGCACTGTGCCCAAGTACAAGCGAATTGGCATCATTGGTGCTGTCATGATTATAGGCAGCATGGGGGCCTTCAG GCCTAAAGTGAAGGAGTCGCAGACTGGGTTGTTGCCTCAGGAGACACTCAGACAG GTGACAGCCCTGTTGGAGCTGGTGAAGTCGTGCAGTGAAAGCTCATCAGAGGCAGCAGCTCTGTACTATGATGAACTGGCCAACCTCATCCTGAGCTCCATCCTAGACCCACAGGTTCAG GAAAACATTGGAAAGACTGTCCTGGATGACTTCCAGGATGACTTTGTGATGGATATAGGGCCAGAAATACTGGG CTCTTTCCCCTTCAAGCCCACAGTGATATACAACCTGGATGACGATGAGAGTCAGGGAGGCATCGCCATCAACCTGCTGCCTCTACTGGCCGGAGAGGTCCAGAACAAAGGAGAGCAGAAGAGTCAAACACAGAAGGCACTCAA GCGagtgtctcctctctgtctgtctccattcTTTCGCCTCTTGAGACTCTGTGAGGAGAAGCAGCACAAGGGAGACCTGGAGGAGATCGACGCCCTGCTGG GTTGCCCTCTGATCCTAACGGACATGGATGTGGTAAATAAAATGGAGAGCCTGTCAAAAGCTGAGAGGGAGTTCATCTGCACTCTGCTGTTCCACACCATCAACTGGTTCAGAGAG GTCATTAATGCATTCTGtggacaaaaagaaacagagatgaAGATGAAAGTGATGACCCGCCTGCAGAACATCACATACCTTCAGACTCTGCTGGAGAGAGCTTTGGCAG GAACACCTGGTTACGTTCCACCTGTTGCCAACTTCGATGGAGATAGCCCAGATGGGGTTGTACTCAGTTCTGCTCCTCCTGTGAAGACTAAGAAAG ATGGCATGGGAAAGAAGAGGAAGGCTCCTGGTAAGACTTCCTCAGAGAGCAGCTCTCAGCTTGAGGAGACTGAAACAGACAAAACTCAGCAG GAGCAAccagagaaggagaaagaaaaggaagtcCGGCAGGGTGTCAGTCTGCTGTCCTACAGGCAGTTTTTCAGGGAGCTGGACATGGAGGTGCTGAGTGTGCTGCAGTGTGGCCTGCTGTCCCGCTCACTGCTGGACTCTGAGCTCCACACCAAG GTGCAGGAGGAGGTTCTGCTGGGTCCCGCTGAGCTGGTGTTCCTGCTGGAGGATATGCTTCGTAAACTGGAGTTCAGTCTTACAGCTGCCCCTGCCAAGAGGACCCCTTTCTTCAAG GCAAAGACCGATAAGAGCGTGGGCTTCTCCCATCTACAACAGAGGAGCTCCAAGGACATTGCTTCCTACTGCATCCAGCTGCTGCCCACCCTCTGCTCACACCTTGAGAACTGCCACAACCATTTCCAG ACACTGCTGTCTGAGAACAACGGCGTGGTGGACGGACCTGCCACGGATACTCAGGAGCACCAGCTGATGTCTTCCGGTTatcagctgctccttcagatCCTGAACACCACTTTCAGCTG GTCTGGATTCAGCCAGCCAGGACAGCGGAGCTTACTGAAGAAGGCTCTGGGGGTTTTGGCTGAACGACTAAAAGAGGGAAGTGCTGAGTTGACGCTGGAGCAGCTTGTAAA ACACAGCTTTAAGTACCTGATGAACTTCTCCAGCACAATGCCAAATCTCAACACAGCCCTGAACCTCTCCCAGCTTCTGTCCACTGTGTCGGAGAGGGGAGGAAACCCTGCTGCCTACAGAGAGCAGACCG CCTCCTTTGCCAAGCGTTTCTTGTGCCAAAACTGGGTGACGGCCAGTGGAGAGAAGGAGCGAGGGATCAAATTCAATGAAGCACTTCATACAGTCCTAAA AATTTACCTGGAGCACGTTGATGATGTTCTGAAGGCAGTGGAGGAAATAGCTGCAGAGGGAATCCCTGAGCTCATCAACGCAGCAAAAGACGAGAGCTCTGCATCGTGGCCCACTCTCAACAG GCAGACTTTCGTGGTGTATTACAGAGTGTTGATGGCCGAGCTGGAAAAGGCCATCAGGAAGATTCCTGCCTTTAAAGTCAGTGACAGCTCTGAG GCTCAGAGTGAGAAGCTGCTGACATGGAACCTGGCTGTCAGAGATTTTCATATCCTCGTCAACCTAGTGAAG GTGTTTGATTCCAGGTCGGTGCTCATTGTGTGCCTAAAG TATGGCCGCCTTTTCCTGGAGTCCTTCCTGAAGCTTGGAATGCCACTTCTAGATAACAGCTTCAAAAGGCACATG gaggATGTCCAGAGCCTGCTGAAAACGTTTCAGCTCAGCACCAGGCAGCTGCATCACATGTGTGGACATTCTAAG ATGCACCAGGATACAAGCCTGACCAATCACGTACCAGCCTTAAAGAAGAGCCTGGAGCTGTTTGTTTACCGAGTGAAGGCCATGCTGACGCTCAACAACTGTCAGGAGGCATTTTGGATTGGCAACCTGAAAAATCGTAACCTGAAG GGTGAAGAAATTCTTTCTCAACGGTCTCAAGAAAGTGAGGATGAGGACGAAGAAGAACAACGGCCTCCTCAGGAGCAGTCAGAGGATGAG GCCCAGGAGACGGACTCTGAGGAAAGTACGAAGGTCAACAGAACGGAAGATGTGGATCAAGATGATATCACAGATGACTCTGACTAA